ACAACCTGACATCTCCGATTGCATCTCACGCATACGTCCCATACACTGGATAAAGAGTGGGCGGATAGCTCAGTTGGTTAGAGCGCCTGCCTTACAAGCAGGATGTCGGGGGTTCGAGTCCCTCTCTGCCCACCAAAAATCACTTACCTTCGCGTTGCGTCTGCTACCGGAACTTCATGTCCTCCCGCCTCATCATCAACGCAGACGATTTTGGTCTTACCCACGGCATTAACCGCTCCATCGCTGAACTTCATCAGGCAGGCGTGCTGACCTCTGCTACGCTGATGGCGACCGGGCCTGCTTTCGACGATGCAGTTGCGATCGCCCAGGACACACCTTCTCTTGGCGTGGGTTGCCATGTCGTGCTCACAGACGGAGTGCCAGCCTGCTCCCCCGAGAAGATTCCCTCGCTGCTGGGCCCTGATGGAAGGACCTTTCGTCCTTCTCTGCTCGATTTTGTTCAGGCATTGCTGCGCGGACACATTCGCGAACCTGACATCGAGCGCGAGGCCGAGGCGCAGATCCATAAGCTGCAAGATGCTGGCATCATGATTACGCACGTCGATACGCACAAACACAGCCATCTCTTCCCTGCTGTAACACGCCCTCTTCTTCGCGTGCTGGAGCGCGCAGGCATTCGCGCAATTCGCAACCCATTCGAGCCTGAATTTACGCGCCGCCTGGCGCACGCCGGCTTCAAACGTCGCTTTCAAATCAGCCTCCTCAATCGCTTCCGGCCAGCTTTCCTGAACCATCCTGAAGTGAAAGAACATAAGGTTTTCACCACCGATGGCACTCTCGGGGTATCCGCTACGGGAAACCTCAATGCATCGACGCTTTCCGAGATCCTCGACACTATGCCGTCCACCGGAATCTTCGAACTGGTTTGCCATCCGGGGTATAACGATCACGACCTGGACCGCGTCACCACGCGGCTTCGCGCGCATCGGGAGATTGAGATGCAGGCGCTGCTCTCTGCTCTTCCTCGCGCTTTAGCGCAACCGAACCGCCTTGCGCTCATCCATTATGGAGAGCTGGCGACAAAGACACCGACCTCCGTTGTCACTCGTAGTCAGACAGTCCAGTAGGAGCCTTCGATGAAGATCGGCATCACGTGCTATCCCACCTATGGGGGCTCCGGCGTCGTTGCCACCGAGCTCGGAATTGAGCTCGCCGCGCGCGGTCACCAGGTCCACTTCATCACCTCGTCGCAGCCGTTCCGGCTCACTGGACGTGAGGCCAACATCCACTTCCATGAGGTCTCCGTCTCCACCTACCCTCTATTCGAATATCCCCCCTACGACCTTGCACTCGCCACCCGCATGGCTGAGGTCGCTGACTTCTACTCTCTCGATCTGCTGCATGTTCACTACGCCATTCCGCACTCGGTTAGTGCGCTGCTTGCCAGCCAGATGATCGAGGCTCATACGCAACTTTCCCGTCGCCGCAAGCTGCCCTTCATCACCACGCTGCACGGAACCGATATCACGCTTGTGGGCCTCGATCCCTCGTATCTACCCATCACTCGCTTTGCGATTGAGCGTTCGGATGGAGTGACTGCGATCTCGAGCCACCTTGCGGAACGCACTCGCGAGGCCTTCGGAGTGGTCTCTGAGATCGAGGTGATTCGCAACTTCGTCAACTGCGATGTCTACGTTCGCAAGCCAGAACTTGTGGCAGAGATGCGCCCGCGCTTTGCGGCTCCTGACGAACACCTTTTCGTCCATCTCTCGAACTTTCGCCCTGTAAAGCGAGTGACAGACGTGATAGAGGTCTTCGCGCGCGTAGCTCATGCTCTTCCTGCGCGACTCATGCTCATCGGTGATGGCCCCGATCGCAGTGTCGCCGAGCAGCTTGCTCTACGCTACAACGTGCAGGACCGCATCCATTTCCTTGGGAAACAGGATGCCGTGCATGAGCTGCTTCCGCTTGCAGACCTCATGATCATGCCCAGCCAGATGGAGTCCTTTGGACTGGCAGCTCTCGAAGCGATGGCCTGCAGGGTCCCTGCGATTGCCACTCGCGTTGGAGGAGTTCCTGAGCTCATCGATGACCAGGTAAATGGCCTTCTCTTTGAGCTTGGCGATGTCGATGCAATGGCGGAGGCTGCAATCTCGCTCCTCAAAGCCCCAGATCGTCTGCAAGCGATGTCGCAAGCGGCGCGGCATACAGCCCAGGAGCGGTTCTGTACAACCCGCATCATTCCGCTCTACGAAAGCTACTATCAGCGCGTGCTGGACCGCGTGAAATAGAGCTTGCAACCGCTCTCATCCACCCAGCCGAGTGGCCCGGCGCATCACACTGTCCATTGCGTTCACAGCAGCCTCAATCACCTGCTTTCCGCTCTGCGACCAGGTTTGTGATTCCAGCACAGGCATCTTCAGCGTCACTTTGGTTCCGCGCCCAGGTCGGCTATTTATCTCGACGGTGGCCATACTTCCGTATTGGACCTCCATACGTTCGCGCACATTCTTCATTCCGATTCCAGAACCCTGACGAACCAGCGACTCCGCACCAGACTCCTGATTGCGCTCAATCGACATGCCAACGCCGTCGTCTTCGACCTCAACGATCAGCGTCCCGTCTTCTTCAATGCGGCTTCTGAGAGTGACCGTTCCACCACTGATCCTCGGTTCAAGACCATGCTTGATGCTGTTTTCAATCAGCGGCTGAAGAAGCATTCCTGGAACCATGACATCGAGCGTCTCCGGAGCAATCTCTTTGACGACCTTCAGCTTCTCTCCAAACCGTACCACTTCAATGTCGAGATAGTCGTCGGTAAAGACCAGCTCTTCTCGCAGAGGAACAAACGCATCGCGATCCTTCAGCAGAACACGAAGGATGTTGGCCAGCTTGACGATCATTTCTCGCGCCAGCTCGGGCTGCGAACGAACGAGGGACGTAATCGAGTTCAGCGTATTGAAGAGGAAGTGAGGATTGATCTGCCGTTGCAAGGCTTCGAGCCGCGCCTCGAGCAGGAGGCGCTCCTGCTCTTCGAGCTTTCTTTCCACACGGATCGCGTTCCAGATCTTCAGCGGGATTCCGACGACTATGGGAGCAGTGGCGCAGATGAGGAGCTCGACCCACCACTCTCTTGAATACAGGCTGAAGTATCTTCGCGGATTGAACCATGTAATGGCGCTTGCGCAAAGCTGCAGAACCGCGATTAGCACCAGCAACAAGACCTGTCGATCGAGATGCGGCCGTTGAAGATTTCTGGTGATCCAGCGATAGATGCTGAGATCAATCATTGGAGAGAACGACCATACGTCTTCCGGCTCCAGGAACTTGCGGAAGGCTCCGACGATAGCCGCGATGATCAGGTTGATGGGCAGTGCCCAGTATTCGTGATGCAGCAAAGCGGGCACAGCAAGCGCCGCTCCCCCGGCCATGGCTCCCAGGGGTCCAACCAGGATGCCCAAAAGCGCCGTCGTCGCCAGCGAGAGATCGGCTGCCAGAAAGTTCGGCACCTTGACGCGAATCAGCACGCCGAGAACCAGTGGCGCGCAGATCATCGCTACCAGCTCGATGGTCTGGCGTGACGTCCGGCGGGGAGACAGCAGAACATCCTTGAACTTCCTTGACCGCGCGAGAGAGCTTGAAACCGCCGCAGCTACACCGAGCTCCACCAGAAGCGTGATCAGGATCAGGGACTGTGAGATATGCATCACCTCTCTAATCTACGCTCTCAGCCGCCGCGGAGAGGCTCAGCCGCATCCGAAGGAAAATCCTTCTTTTCCGGCATGCGGTCGTCAGGTGAGCCAGAAAGAGGCTCTGCACCAGTGGAGCGTGCGAGGGTATCGAGCAGTGCCGCGCCAATGGGTTTGGAGAGGCGACGCCAGACAGCAGGAGGGGGAGTGAAATCGACTCGGTTTTCGGGTTGTCCAGTGGAGGGGTGATCGAAGTCCGGAGTCGGGCCGGAGCCATAGTGGGCAGGGATTGAATCGGGTTCTGGTGAAGTATCTGACCCCAGATCTTTCCCGTTCGACTCGCCGTTGGCTCGCTCAGGGGAGGCTTTTCGCGTTTCATCGTTTCGCTCAGGATGACACTTTTGTTGATGGGAGGATCGCCGGAGTGGAGCAGCTTCAGTGGGCTCCAAGTCTTCTGGCTGCGTGAGCATTGCTACCGAGGCGGCAGTTGGTTGGGAGTTGGGCTGAGTGGCGGTGTTCTGGTGCTGGAACGCAGTGAGGTTGGAGTTGGCGATCTGGAGAGCGTAGAGAAGGAGTCCAGCACGACGGAGGTCGATGTCGTTGTTGGCTATGCGAAGCATGATGGTGCCGATGGCCTGTTGGATCTCGGCACGAGAGCTGGGCTCTGGAAGAGAGAAGTTCGACTGGCGGGCGCGGCGCAGGCGAAGATTAGCGATGGGACGGCGGGTCTGGTGATGGTGGTAACAGAAGTTCTCGCCGCGCATGGCGGGACTGCCGCAGCGACGTCCCTCCGGCTCATGATGATGGCAGCGGCGAGATGAGGGTATGGGTTGCTCCGGGATATGGACTTCAGTTGTGTCGTGCATGATGCCCCCTGGTATTGTTTTTTGCGCAAAATATTCCAAACAAAAGAGTTGAACCCGGATCGACGTGGGCTCAGGCGTTAAAACGAAAAAGCCCGGCACAAGGCCGGGCTTTCTTCTGCTCCTGATTTAAGGCTAGCAGGCAGTGTCAATAATTTGACTGTGGGAAAGTGATTCAGGGGTGCGGTTTTACTGGGTGCACAAGAGGTGTTGTGCTTTTAATCTGCGGTTATCTGGCCTTTCGGTAGAGAAACGCATATCCACTCAAGAGCGAGGGATTCGAGCTACATTCGGGTTCCACGGGGGCACATACCTTTCGAGCGGTTAGTTAAGATTCATATGTGCTCCAGCCAAACTCTGATGGTACGCAGTTGCCGAGCAGGAGAAGAAAAATGATGAACGGTGATATCTTCGCACCCTTCAATGAACTCGCAAGCAGGCTCCTGCCCGTGCTGTCCGTAGGCGATGGCGCCCATGACCTCTCTCATCTCATCCGAGTATGGCGGAATGTAAAGGAGATCCAACGGGGTGAGGGCGGCGATATGGAGATCTTAGCTGCGGCCGTTCTACTGCACGACTGTGTTGATGTACCCAAGAACTCACCAATGAGGTCACAGGCATCAAGACTAGCCGCAGCCGAGGCGACGACTCAGCTCAACGCCTTAGGGTGGCAGGCGAGCCGAACGCACTGGGTGGCATCAGCGATTGAAAGTCACAGCTATTCGGCAGGAATTACACCAGCGACTCTCGAGGCCTCTATCCTGCAGGATGCTGACCGTCTCGACGCAATAGGCTATACAGGAATCGCGAGATGCTTCTACACGGCGGGACGGATGGGATCTTCCCTTTACGAGCCTTCTGACCCAAGCGGCGAACAACGCCCCTTAGACGATGCCGCTTTTGCACTGGATCATTTCGCCGCAAAACTGTTGAATCTGGCAGAAGGCTTCAGAACAGCTACTGGACGCTCGATCGCGGCGCAACGACATGAGGCAGTCCACAGTTTCTATGTGGGGATGTTGCAGGAAGTTGGATAACTCTTCGGGAATGCGCATCTGATGGCTTGCGTGCAGGGCTGAAATTCTCACTGACACTGTAGTTCTTCGCGTGATCTTCGGTCAGATGTCTTCATGGGAGGCTCGATCAGGCGTGAATTCGCCGATATCAAGCTGGAATGGAATTTCGATCAGAAGACCAGATCGTGACGGCATGATCGACAAGTTGCCGCATCTCGATGAGGATGCCTTTCCCTTTGCCTAGCGGGCCGACGGCGGCCAGACCTGCGCGCAATACACTGGCTCCGATGGGAAGAAAAGCATTGCTATCCATCAGTCGCGGGACTTCGAACGAAACCCATTGCCTTTCGCCGTCGATCATCAGAGGAGCTCCCTCCGAGACCTTGGGTCGATCGGGCCACACGATGCGTTCGGCAAGATGCAAGGCCGTACATTTGTCAAAATCAACCCCGATCAACAGGACCTTCGCACCAAGTCGATACAGTTTTCCGAGAGGGGAACTTACGCCCAATGGGTCGCTTAAGCTGTGGTTGCTCGTAATCTCCTCTGCGAGAAGTCCAAACGCAGTGAATGAAGTCGAAGGGTGTTTGCTGCGGATTGCACCGGGCCAGGTTCGAAAGAGTTCAGCAACCTGCCCCATATCCTGTGTTGGGGTGATGCGAGGATCAAAGACTGGCATGGTGTCTCGGATCGTCTCCAACCATTCCTTAGGAGCAAAGGGTGCTTCCCAATTTTCTGGATTGGTCAGGCTGTTGGATTGGGTGGGCATGACAATGGTGCCGTCATCCCCCACCGCTCGAAGCAAGGCCTGTATGACGGCAACGGGACCACCGTTCACCCATCCCAGGGATTTCAGTGACGAGTGGACGAGAACGATGTCACCTGTTCGAATCCCCAATGTCCTCAGTTCTGAAGATAGGCTTTCAACGGTGACAGGCATCATGGGATAGGAAGAAATGGTGCGCCCGGAGAGATTCGAACTCCCGACCTACTGGTTCGAAGCCAGTTGCTCTATCCAGCTGAGCTACGGGCGCATCCCGACACTACTTTATCGCAGATACGACTATTGATGCAGTTATTTTGCAGCCGGAGGAGCTGCAGGAACTTCCGCAGGTGGCGGAGGGGTGGTATAGAGCACAACCTTCTCCACGATGTCGAGACCGGCGCGGCGTAAAAGCTGATGAATCATCGCTTCGTTCAGACGCGTAGCGTCGTATTCGACGCGAACGGTCTTTTCGCGTTCGTCAAGCGTAATGGCACGGACGCCGTATACTTCGC
This portion of the Edaphobacter sp. 4G125 genome encodes:
- a CDS encoding ChbG/HpnK family deacetylase, encoding MSSRLIINADDFGLTHGINRSIAELHQAGVLTSATLMATGPAFDDAVAIAQDTPSLGVGCHVVLTDGVPACSPEKIPSLLGPDGRTFRPSLLDFVQALLRGHIREPDIEREAEAQIHKLQDAGIMITHVDTHKHSHLFPAVTRPLLRVLERAGIRAIRNPFEPEFTRRLAHAGFKRRFQISLLNRFRPAFLNHPEVKEHKVFTTDGTLGVSATGNLNASTLSEILDTMPSTGIFELVCHPGYNDHDLDRVTTRLRAHREIEMQALLSALPRALAQPNRLALIHYGELATKTPTSVVTRSQTVQ
- a CDS encoding histidine kinase, with the protein product MHISQSLILITLLVELGVAAAVSSSLARSRKFKDVLLSPRRTSRQTIELVAMICAPLVLGVLIRVKVPNFLAADLSLATTALLGILVGPLGAMAGGAALAVPALLHHEYWALPINLIIAAIVGAFRKFLEPEDVWSFSPMIDLSIYRWITRNLQRPHLDRQVLLLVLIAVLQLCASAITWFNPRRYFSLYSREWWVELLICATAPIVVGIPLKIWNAIRVERKLEEQERLLLEARLEALQRQINPHFLFNTLNSITSLVRSQPELAREMIVKLANILRVLLKDRDAFVPLREELVFTDDYLDIEVVRFGEKLKVVKEIAPETLDVMVPGMLLQPLIENSIKHGLEPRISGGTVTLRSRIEEDGTLIVEVEDDGVGMSIERNQESGAESLVRQGSGIGMKNVRERMEVQYGSMATVEINSRPGRGTKVTLKMPVLESQTWSQSGKQVIEAAVNAMDSVMRRATRLGG
- a CDS encoding HD domain-containing protein — its product is MMNGDIFAPFNELASRLLPVLSVGDGAHDLSHLIRVWRNVKEIQRGEGGDMEILAAAVLLHDCVDVPKNSPMRSQASRLAAAEATTQLNALGWQASRTHWVASAIESHSYSAGITPATLEASILQDADRLDAIGYTGIARCFYTAGRMGSSLYEPSDPSGEQRPLDDAAFALDHFAAKLLNLAEGFRTATGRSIAAQRHEAVHSFYVGMLQEVG
- a CDS encoding aminoglycoside N(3)-acetyltransferase, producing MGIRTGDIVLVHSSLKSLGWVNGGPVAVIQALLRAVGDDGTIVMPTQSNSLTNPENWEAPFAPKEWLETIRDTMPVFDPRITPTQDMGQVAELFRTWPGAIRSKHPSTSFTAFGLLAEEITSNHSLSDPLGVSSPLGKLYRLGAKVLLIGVDFDKCTALHLAERIVWPDRPKVSEGAPLMIDGERQWVSFEVPRLMDSNAFLPIGASVLRAGLAAVGPLGKGKGILIEMRQLVDHAVTIWSSDRNSIPA
- the bshA gene encoding N-acetyl-alpha-D-glucosaminyl L-malate synthase BshA, with the protein product MKIGITCYPTYGGSGVVATELGIELAARGHQVHFITSSQPFRLTGREANIHFHEVSVSTYPLFEYPPYDLALATRMAEVADFYSLDLLHVHYAIPHSVSALLASQMIEAHTQLSRRRKLPFITTLHGTDITLVGLDPSYLPITRFAIERSDGVTAISSHLAERTREAFGVVSEIEVIRNFVNCDVYVRKPELVAEMRPRFAAPDEHLFVHLSNFRPVKRVTDVIEVFARVAHALPARLMLIGDGPDRSVAEQLALRYNVQDRIHFLGKQDAVHELLPLADLMIMPSQMESFGLAALEAMACRVPAIATRVGGVPELIDDQVNGLLFELGDVDAMAEAAISLLKAPDRLQAMSQAARHTAQERFCTTRIIPLYESYYQRVLDRVK